The proteins below are encoded in one region of Halocatena salina:
- a CDS encoding AAA family ATPase yields MSVRWTDQRMIRLGIGFALIFIVIIIAQRIFDTFFDQLAPSTAAKNVVLIVVIVILAAIFYFYVLRTLWNGRLRKRAQELQERSTPEAGAEAISLLGRRDKQVRTVAASVIAHSCRGAPGKVVKQSSKDAEEIVARLVRRLGDSVGNVRANAAVALKFFARDYPDAVIEHADAVQNALTSSDSSVQTHTALAAGNLVAAFPDRADQFREPLSELCSDEDPEVRGAACVAFGHFPGSIPPDLNELSDDPSPVVSEAVAVAQAMSNGDPHAANQLFAGVATGRSTSQTELVDNSPDLDFDDVAGMESLKETLRRQIIEPFSGNNVFEKYGVAADNGVLFHGPPGTGKTHISKCLAGEIGCQYISIDGGSIDRQRGNVMAQLFEEARQNQPCLVFIDEIDAIASDRSGIHQRPEDTKLISQLLSELSTLGSEDDIVVIGATNAPESMDDAMLRTGRFDSKIHVPPPDAEARIAIFNQHMSAPIDAIDLDQFKRNTDGLVASDMVEVARRASVKAATREQETGRESVVTESDLFSAIDEITSQQGMTGSYVQRSPAMDFSDVVGADELKDQLRRTIIDPLTQPEFHEEYGLGVENGVLLHGPPGTGKTYVSKCLAGELDCSFISIKASDLVSKWIGEGAQNVGAMFEEARQNQPCLVFIDEIDALATDRNVHQVKSERQMVNQFLAELSQLNDDDEDVVVIGATNKVDDIDPAMLRTGRFSELIEVPPPDTDTRIALFDASLSAPTDGLSLDDVGAMTEGFVASDIEHAAELSARKAMQRAKTGSGPKNVTQRDVTESVQEIRASLDKR; encoded by the coding sequence ATGAGCGTACGCTGGACCGATCAGAGGATGATACGGTTGGGAATTGGGTTTGCATTGATCTTTATCGTAATTATCATCGCTCAGAGGATTTTCGACACGTTTTTCGATCAGCTCGCCCCTTCTACCGCGGCTAAAAACGTAGTACTCATCGTAGTCATCGTGATACTAGCCGCCATATTTTATTTCTATGTTCTGAGGACGTTATGGAATGGCCGACTCCGAAAACGCGCTCAGGAGTTACAGGAGCGTTCGACGCCGGAGGCGGGTGCGGAAGCGATTTCATTACTCGGTCGGCGAGACAAGCAGGTACGAACCGTTGCCGCTTCAGTGATCGCCCACAGTTGTCGCGGTGCCCCGGGCAAGGTCGTAAAGCAGTCTTCGAAAGACGCTGAAGAGATCGTTGCGCGGCTCGTTCGTCGGCTCGGTGATTCAGTGGGTAACGTTCGTGCCAACGCAGCTGTGGCGTTGAAATTCTTCGCGCGGGACTATCCTGATGCCGTGATTGAACACGCAGACGCCGTACAGAACGCACTCACCAGCTCCGATTCGTCGGTCCAAACTCATACTGCGCTTGCGGCTGGCAATCTCGTTGCAGCGTTCCCTGATCGCGCTGACCAGTTCAGAGAGCCACTTTCCGAACTGTGCTCCGACGAGGATCCGGAGGTTCGTGGGGCGGCGTGCGTCGCGTTCGGACACTTCCCCGGCTCGATCCCTCCCGATCTCAACGAACTCTCTGACGATCCCAGTCCGGTCGTTTCGGAGGCGGTTGCTGTAGCACAGGCGATGTCGAACGGTGATCCACACGCCGCTAATCAACTCTTTGCTGGCGTGGCCACCGGACGGTCCACCTCACAAACGGAACTCGTCGACAACTCTCCCGATTTGGATTTCGACGACGTAGCCGGGATGGAATCGCTCAAAGAAACGTTGCGACGACAGATCATCGAACCGTTTTCAGGCAATAACGTGTTCGAAAAGTACGGTGTGGCAGCGGATAACGGTGTGCTCTTTCATGGGCCGCCCGGAACCGGGAAAACTCATATCTCGAAATGTCTCGCCGGTGAGATTGGCTGTCAGTACATCAGCATCGATGGGGGAAGTATCGATCGTCAACGAGGAAATGTGATGGCACAGCTGTTCGAGGAGGCCCGGCAGAATCAGCCGTGTCTCGTGTTCATCGACGAGATCGACGCGATCGCCTCCGATCGATCGGGGATACATCAGCGTCCAGAGGACACGAAACTGATTTCCCAACTGCTCAGTGAACTCTCGACCCTCGGTAGCGAGGATGACATCGTCGTGATCGGCGCGACGAACGCCCCAGAGAGCATGGATGATGCGATGCTTCGAACGGGTCGATTCGACTCCAAGATCCACGTTCCCCCGCCCGACGCTGAGGCTCGCATCGCTATTTTCAACCAGCACATGAGTGCCCCCATCGACGCGATCGATCTCGACCAGTTCAAACGCAACACGGACGGTCTCGTGGCGTCGGATATGGTCGAGGTCGCGCGGCGAGCCAGCGTCAAAGCGGCGACCAGAGAGCAGGAAACGGGACGTGAGAGTGTTGTCACCGAATCAGATCTGTTCAGTGCTATCGACGAGATCACGTCCCAACAGGGAATGACGGGGTCGTACGTCCAACGTTCCCCAGCGATGGACTTTTCGGACGTGGTTGGCGCGGATGAACTGAAAGACCAGCTTCGACGAACCATCATCGATCCCCTCACACAGCCGGAATTTCACGAGGAGTACGGTCTGGGCGTTGAAAACGGTGTACTTCTGCACGGTCCACCCGGAACCGGGAAGACGTACGTTTCGAAATGTCTTGCTGGTGAACTCGACTGTTCGTTCATCAGCATTAAAGCGAGCGATCTCGTCAGCAAATGGATCGGTGAAGGTGCACAAAACGTCGGAGCGATGTTCGAGGAGGCCCGGCAGAATCAGCCGTGTCTCGTGTTCATCGACGAGATCGACGCCCTAGCCACAGACCGGAACGTACACCAAGTCAAAAGTGAACGCCAGATGGTCAATCAGTTCCTTGCTGAGCTCTCACAACTCAACGACGACGATGAAGACGTCGTGGTGATCGGTGCAACCAATAAGGTGGACGATATCGATCCGGCGATGTTGCGAACGGGTCGATTCAGCGAGCTGATCGAGGTCCCTCCGCCGGATACAGACACCAGAATTGCGCTGTTTGATGCGTCCCTTTCAGCGCCAACTGATGGGCTTTCACTGGATGATGTCGGTGCTATGACCGAGGGGTTCGTCGCTAGTGACATCGAACACGCTGCCGAACTGTCCGCCCGGAAGGCGATGCAACGCGCGAAAACCGGAAGCGGTCCGAAAAACGTCACACAACGGGACGTAACCGAATCCGTCCAAGAGATCCGAGCGAGTTTGGACAAGCGGTAA